One window of Magallana gigas chromosome 2, xbMagGiga1.1, whole genome shotgun sequence genomic DNA carries:
- the LOC105335572 gene encoding IgGFc-binding protein gives MFWTILNLVVLCFHVALGALDNRGTEFIITFMDNKILENRDIQPEIFITTAKSHLVHVTVTSPGVQNSHLHDSFSITNGHVKRVAVDTSYRLNQTEFSKKGILIQADDEIVVYGVNREVYSDDGYLALPTDVLGTEYYTMSYSPSYYYCVFAVIGVQDQTHVAIQLPNTPHVNVTYKGHMYTKNQWINVTLDRFSTFELHAVPDLSGAHIVSDKPVGVLSGNRKAVVGNTGGSRDHLVEMLLPVSSWGKNYATVPIPERAVGDIFQFLASEDNTHVNVSGVINGKAFHDHFTISKAGTYAKKEYDSALYSHITSDKPISVFQFSKTQKGGTDLADPAMLIVPPIEQYAADYTFTTPEYSKGEYTNYFMFVVDAAQKNGLRLDNHPLPHNQHYVTIPGSNLVAGFLKVSVGTHSVTHTNPTTVIGGILFGKANLESYAFPIGLLLTPVNTGCRAKPMQYGDEIDNDCDGEIDEERADGKDNDGDGRIDEDCDAFRPTSIPLAVGRRGF, from the exons ATGTTTTGGACCATTCTTAACCTAGTGGTATTATGTTTTCACGTTGCATTAG GTGCTCTCGATAACAGAGGAACTGAGTTCATTATTACGTTTATGGACAACAAAATTTTAGAGAATAGGGACATTCAGCCCGAAATTTTTATCACCACGGCCAAATCGCACCTCGTTCACGTAACGGTTACGTCTCCAGGTGTGCAAAACTCCCACCTACACGACAGCTTCTCCATTACAAATGGACACGTCAAACGAGTTGCTGTCGACACAAGCTATCGTTTAAACCAAACTGAATTCAGTAAGAAGGGTATTCTAATTCAAGCAGATGACGAAATTGTTGTCTATGGAGTCAACAGGGAAGTTTATTCCGACGACGGCTATTTGGCGTTGCCAACGGACGTCTTGGGAACAGAGTATTATACCATGTCATACTCGCCCTCCTATTACTATTGTGTTTTTGCCGTTATTGGAGTTCAGGACCAAACTCATGTTGCGATTCAGCTTCCAAATACTCCTCATGTTAATGTTACGTACAAAGGTCATATGTACACTAAAAACCAATGGATTAACGTGACGTTGGATAGATTCAGTACATTTGAGCTCCATGCTGTTCCCGATCTCAGCGGTGCGCACATTGTCTCTGATAAACCCGTCGGGGTCCTCAGTGGAAATAGGAAGGCTGTGGTCGGAAATACAGGCGGGTCACGTGATCATTTGGTCGAGATGTTGCTTCCAGTGTCTTCTTGGGGCAAGAACTATGCCACCGTACCAATACCAGAGAGAGCTGTGGGTGACATATTCCAGTTCCTTGCTAGTGAGGACAACACCCATGTCAATGTTTCAGGTGTAATCAACGGCAAAGCATTTCATGATCACTTCACAATTTCAAAAGCTGGAACGTATGCTAAGAAAGAATATGACTCAGCTTTGTATTCCCATATAACATCCGATAAACCGATCTCAGTCTTTCAATTTTCCAAGACTCAGAAAGGAGGAACGGATTTGGCCGACCCTGCTATGTTGATTGTCCCACCCATTGAACAATATGCTGCAGACTACACATTTACCACACCCGAATACTCTAAAGGAGAGTACACCAACTATTTCATGTTCGTGGTCGACGCTGCCCAGAAGAACGGTCTACGACTGGACAACCATCCTCTGCCCCACAACCAGCATTACGTGACGATTCCTGGAAGTAATCTAGTGGCTGGATTTCTGAAGGTCTCCGTTGGAACCCATTCTGTGACCCACACAAACCCCACCACTGTCATTGGGGGAATTCTCTTTGGAAAAGCAAACCTTGAATCCTACGCTTTTCCTATTGGTCTGCTACTGACTCCAGTTAACACA GGATGTAGAGCTAAACCAATGCAGTACGGCGATGAAATAGATAATGACTGTGACGGAGAAATCGACGAAGAGAGGGCCGATGGAAAAG ATAATGATGGCGATGGTCGTATAGATGAGGACTGTGACGCCTTCCGTCCTA CTTCCATCCCACTAGCAGTTGGAAGACGCggattttga
- the LOC105335571 gene encoding uncharacterized protein — MSKSFKMSLSWALLLLVPSLMECAPSWSYGWGNTWQDLPFCSSDPVPCDMALKMYAATSPNSQEIYNTDRQICTCPDGNTCPSGWITQGDKTITRDILSRGRRIGIALHYCNPLGAVRSCEDGETAMVMEGGNIPERIRSVNCKCQGQDPMKIKKSYMVGWKWNHDLVCDMPRCNINRSDGGMCEKIRKVIDPQTWLETYVNTNLCECPTGYDCIQESRLNKEVFYGYCQRING, encoded by the exons ATGTCTAAGAGTTTTAAGATGTCGCTGTCGTGGGCACTTCTCCTCCTCGTCCCCAGTCTTATGGAGTGTGCCCCTAGCTGGTCCTACGGTTGGGGAAACACATGGCAG GACCTTCCTTTTTGCTCCAGCGATCCAGTACCATGTGACATGGCATTAAAAATGTACGCGGCGACGTCTCCCAATTCTCAGGAAATCTACAACACAGACAGGCAGATCTGTACTTGTCCCGATGGAAACACTTGTCCTAGCGGTTGGATTACTCAAGGCGACAAAACCATCACCAGGGACATCCTCTCAAGAG GAAGGCGGATCGGCATCGCTTTACACTACTGTAACCCGCTAGGGGCAGTCCGATCATGCGAAGACGGAGAGACAGCTATGGTAATGGAGGGTGGAAATATTCCGGAAAGAATTCGTTCCGTGAACTGTAAATGCCAAGGACAAGACCCAATGAAAATCAAAAAGAGCTACATGGTCGGGTGGAAATGGAATCATGATCTTGTTTGCGATATG CCCCGGTGTAACATTAATCGTTCGGATGGAGGTATGTGTGAGAAAATCCGGAAAGTAATAGACCCTCAGACTTGGCTTGAGACCTACGTCAACACAAACCTTTGTGAATGTCCGACCGGCTACGACTGCATTCAGGAGAGTCGTCTGAACAAGGAGGTGTTTTACGGTTATTGCCAACGTATTAATGGTTAA